The Arachis duranensis cultivar V14167 unplaced genomic scaffold, aradu.V14167.gnm2.J7QH unplaced_Scaffold_37427, whole genome shotgun sequence genome contains a region encoding:
- the LOC107493841 gene encoding uncharacterized protein LOC107493841: MDTPSTSTPQPPIQSVIPSQPQPNPKGGINAITLRSGTQLKGKEVKDSSPITTAQEEERVDIEEVVEEETPQAIVEDEVQPTRETPKAKRTLEEEVAQPLPFPPLAKKAKKRIELDPKMVEVFKKVEVTIPLFDAIHQVPRYAKFLKDLCIHKDRILELEIIPLGSSISALMGTLPEKCDDPGPCMVTCTVNGVQFRDCMCDLGACVSIMPLSVYHVLNLPPLKRSTARFVLADKSIITVAGVAEDVLVNIKGLIFPIDFYVLEMPSSETERASSILLGRPFLRTSRFKLVAYSGNYSFEIDGRIVSFSLEEAMKHPPENHSLFRCDPIDNIVAEVHLAKLDEKYMVEEANEKSSELKTIHHANHPETQTSKNNKKMELKPLPPHLRYSYLDEAQELPVIIAQELTPQQEEKLLNVLRKNKRAIGWSLADLVGISPKVCEHRIFLEEGTRPV, translated from the coding sequence ATGGATACACCCTCAACTTCCACTCCTCAACCCCCAATCCAAAGTGTTATTCCCTCTCAACCTCAACCAAATCCAAAGGggggcatcaatgccatcacccttAGATCCGGTACGCAATTAAAAGGGAAGGAAGTAAAGGACTCAAGTCCTATCACAACCGCCCAAGAAGAGGAGAGAGTAGATATAGAAGAAGTAGTGGAAGAGGAGACACCACAAGCCATAGTTGAGGATGAAGTCCAACCAACAAGGGAGACACCCAAGGCCAAAagaaccttggaagaagaagttgctcaaccacttccattcccACCACTTGCGAAGAAAGCTAAAAAGCGCATAGAACTCGACCCCAAAATGGTGGAAGtgttcaagaaagttgaggtaaccatcCCCCTCTTTGATGCTATCCATCAAGTTCCTAGATATGCTAAATTCCTCAAAGACTTATGCATACATaaggatagaattcttgaattggAAATTATCCCATTGGGGAGTTCGATTTCCGCTTTAATGGGAACATTGCCCGAGAAGTGTGATGATCCGGGCCCTTGTATGGTCACTTGCACAGTCAATGGAGTTCAATTTAGAGATTGtatgtgtgaccttggagcatgCGTTAGCATCATGCCACTATCCGTCTACCACGTATTGAACTTACCACCACTAAAAAGGTCGACGGCAAGATTTGTCCTAGCggataaaagcataataaccGTAGCGGGTGTTGCGGAAGATGTATTGGTGAACATAAAAGGGTTGATATTCCCCATTGACTTCTATGTCCTTGAAATGCCATCAAGCGAAACCGAGAGAGCATCGTCTATCTTACTTGGAAGGCCATTCTTGAGGACTTCTAGATTTAAACTTGTTGCTTACTCGGGGAACtactcatttgaaatagatgggAGAATTGTAAGCTTTAGCCTAgaagaagcaatgaagcatccacCGGAGAACCATTCTTTATTTCGGTGTGATCCAATCGATAACATAGTGGCCGAAGTACATCTAGCAAAGTTAGATGAGAAGTATATGgttgaagaagcaaatgaaaAGTCAAGCGAACTAAAGACCATACATCATGCAAATCATCCGGAAACTCAAACTTCAAAGAATAACAAAAAGATGGAattgaagccactaccaccTCACCTAAGGTATTCATACCTTGATGAAGCCCAAGAGCTACCTGTGATAATTGCACAAGAGCTAACccctcaacaagaagagaaaTTGCTGAATGTATTGAGGAAAAACAAAAGGGCAATCGGGTGGAGTTTGGCGGATCTAGTGGGAATAAGCCCCAAAGTATGTGAGCACCGCATATTCCTTGAAGAAGGAACAAGACCGGTCTGA